The Flavobacteriales bacterium genome includes a region encoding these proteins:
- a CDS encoding thiazole synthase: protein MDLLKIGDKEFRSRLFTGTGKFSSNQEMKVALEASESELVTVGLKRVDVQDKEDQLLAHLSHNRINLLPNTSGVRNAKEAVFSAQLAREALGTNWIKLEVHPDPKYLMPDPIETLKAAEELVKLGFVVLPYVHADPVLCKRLEEVGTAAVMPLASPIGTNKGIQAETFLKIIIEQANIPVVVDAGIGAPSDAAKAMELGADAVLVNTAIATAQNTEMMAIAFKKAVEAGREAFLAKIPSQNNQAQATSPLTGFLD, encoded by the coding sequence ATGGATTTACTAAAAATAGGAGATAAAGAATTTAGATCGAGATTATTTACAGGAACGGGTAAATTTTCATCGAACCAAGAAATGAAAGTGGCTTTAGAAGCTTCAGAAAGTGAATTGGTAACCGTGGGTCTCAAAAGAGTAGATGTGCAGGATAAAGAAGATCAACTACTGGCACATCTTTCTCATAACAGAATCAACTTATTACCAAACACTTCTGGTGTAAGAAATGCAAAAGAAGCCGTTTTTTCGGCACAATTGGCAAGAGAAGCGTTGGGAACAAATTGGATAAAATTAGAAGTGCATCCAGATCCAAAATACTTGATGCCAGATCCAATTGAAACACTGAAAGCAGCAGAGGAATTGGTAAAACTAGGTTTTGTGGTGTTGCCTTATGTACATGCCGATCCTGTTTTGTGTAAACGTCTTGAGGAAGTGGGAACAGCAGCCGTAATGCCATTGGCGTCGCCCATAGGAACCAATAAAGGGATTCAGGCGGAAACCTTCTTGAAAATTATTATCGAGCAAGCGAATATACCTGTAGTAGTCGATGCAGGAATTGGAGCACCGTCAGATGCTGCCAAGGCAATGGAGCTTGGTGCAGATGCCGTTTTGGTAAATACCGCAATTGCCACAGCCCAAAATACCGAAATGATGGCTATTGCCTTTAAAAAAGCAGTAGAAGCAGGAAGAGAAGCCTTTTTGGCGAAGATTCCTAGTCAAAATAATCAAGCACAAGCTACAAGCCCTTTGACGGGTTTTTTGGATTAA
- the thiE gene encoding thiamine phosphate synthase encodes MKKEHFVFQFISFPDAQGNHLPSIQKALDCGVQWIQLRVKDDRQEVEKQIVEVKKLCQQYQATFILNDYPDLVAKYDLDGVHIGKKDLPAREARAIIGAEKILGRTCNNFQDLEDVQRLPIDYIGFGPYRFTKTKESLSPVLGKEVFGELASFRKQKKIPPIVGIGGIVPEDIADLQEFAIEGIAVSGIFRQKTEKELETFLEQTQDGFTKNRR; translated from the coding sequence ATGAAAAAAGAACATTTCGTTTTTCAGTTTATTTCTTTTCCTGATGCACAAGGAAATCATTTACCCAGTATTCAAAAAGCATTGGATTGTGGCGTACAATGGATTCAGTTACGTGTAAAAGATGACCGTCAGGAAGTAGAAAAGCAAATTGTTGAGGTTAAAAAACTTTGTCAGCAGTATCAGGCTACATTTATTTTGAATGATTATCCAGATTTGGTGGCAAAATATGATTTAGATGGTGTCCATATTGGAAAAAAAGACCTTCCAGCTAGGGAAGCAAGAGCAATTATTGGAGCTGAAAAAATATTAGGACGTACCTGCAATAATTTTCAAGACTTGGAAGACGTTCAGCGCTTACCGATCGATTATATAGGTTTTGGACCTTATCGTTTTACAAAAACCAAGGAATCTTTAAGTCCCGTTTTGGGTAAAGAGGTTTTTGGAGAACTGGCATCTTTTCGAAAACAAAAAAAAATACCCCCCATTGTAGGAATAGGAGGAATTGTTCCTGAAGATATTGCCGATTTACAAGAGTTTGCCATAGAAGGGATTGCTGTTTCGGGAATTTTTAGGCAAAAGACAGAGAAAGAATTAGAAACATTTTTAGAACAAACACAAGATGGATTTACTAAAAATAGGAGATAA
- a CDS encoding hydroxymethylpyrimidine/phosphomethylpyrimidine kinase, with the protein MAGIRKKIVSIAGFDPSGGAGILADIKTFEQFKCLGFAIQTAFTIQNEDRIEEVFWHALTKIEAQFKILAEKHQIDAIKIGITKNAEQLNHILDFCENYFPNVPIVWDPVLKSSSEHLFWDQSEINKIDWNKIHWMTPNWDEAQLLFGEFSEKELIENIQQKIDKQKVVLKGGHHPTALGKDFLIEKKGIYPFNPKKGNATQKHGSGCIFSSSLASALAMGYPKIKAVLKAKSYTFDCLVSNETQLAYHKKG; encoded by the coding sequence ATGGCAGGAATTAGAAAGAAAATAGTGAGTATTGCTGGCTTTGACCCCAGTGGGGGAGCAGGTATTTTGGCAGACATCAAAACCTTTGAACAATTCAAATGTTTGGGTTTTGCTATTCAAACGGCATTTACAATTCAGAATGAAGATAGAATAGAAGAAGTTTTTTGGCATGCATTGACAAAAATAGAAGCTCAATTCAAGATTTTGGCAGAAAAACATCAAATAGATGCTATCAAAATCGGGATTACAAAAAATGCCGAGCAACTGAATCATATTTTGGATTTTTGTGAAAACTATTTTCCCAATGTTCCCATTGTTTGGGATCCTGTTCTCAAAAGTTCTTCTGAGCATTTGTTTTGGGATCAATCAGAGATCAACAAAATTGACTGGAACAAAATTCATTGGATGACTCCAAACTGGGATGAGGCTCAGTTACTTTTTGGTGAATTTTCAGAAAAAGAACTCATTGAAAATATTCAACAAAAAATCGATAAACAAAAAGTAGTACTCAAGGGCGGTCATCATCCAACTGCTTTGGGAAAAGATTTTTTGATAGAGAAAAAAGGAATCTATCCTTTTAATCCCAAAAAGGGAAATGCTACTCAAAAGCACGGTTCAGGATGCATATTTTCATCATCATTGGCAAGTGCTTTAGCAATGGGTTACCCAAAGATAAAAGCAGTATTAAAGGCTAAAAGCTACACTTTTGACTGCTTAGTGAGTAACGAAACCCAATTGGCTTATCATAAAAAAGGATGA
- a CDS encoding thiamine phosphate synthase has protein sequence MTIRIISNEESMVGENETINYLFQNGLDFYHLRKPNWNKEDFANFTKEFDSFIQKKIVCHFPEKIGDCLIHHSVQNKKKEGQFHSCSDHRLEEVLESQKNYENLFWSPVFDSISKDNYSANESIDLEKIPSKLRKRIIALGGVEPSKFKELKERGFSQIAIKGWFWNQKDYKKAWQEIQNRWQELERK, from the coding sequence ATGACAATCCGAATCATATCAAACGAGGAGAGTATGGTAGGAGAAAATGAAACTATAAATTATCTCTTTCAGAATGGTTTGGATTTTTATCACCTTCGAAAACCGAATTGGAATAAAGAGGATTTTGCGAATTTTACTAAGGAATTTGATAGCTTTATTCAAAAGAAAATCGTATGTCATTTTCCAGAGAAGATAGGGGATTGTCTTATTCACCATTCTGTGCAAAACAAGAAAAAAGAAGGTCAATTCCATTCCTGTTCTGATCACCGTTTGGAGGAAGTTTTGGAATCTCAAAAAAACTATGAGAACCTTTTTTGGAGCCCTGTTTTTGATTCTATTTCTAAAGATAATTACTCAGCAAATGAATCTATTGATTTAGAAAAAATCCCTTCAAAATTAAGGAAAAGGATTATTGCCTTGGGAGGAGTTGAGCCTTCAAAATTTAAGGAACTAAAAGAAAGAGGCTTTAGTCAAATAGCAATTAAAGGATGGTTTTGGAACCAAAAAGACTATAAAAAAGCTTGGCAAGAGATACAAAATAGATGGCAGGAATTAGAAAGAAAATAG
- the thiC gene encoding phosphomethylpyrimidine synthase ThiC: MSKQERKPSQETITRKPFPNSKKIYVAGKIHKDIRVGMREIALSPTIDRTSREVIEENAPITVYDTSGPYSDLEIDIDVRKGLAPLRKDWILDREDVEQLEDISSFYGRKRAADRKLDHLRFEYTHKPLRAKKGANVSQMHYAKQGIITPEMEYVAIRENQRMEEYQALREQHPGENFGANTPKGPITPEFVRKEIAEGRAIIPSNINHPEMEPMIIGRNFLVKINANIGNSAVTSSIEEEVEKAVWSCRWGADTIMDLSTGKNIHETREWIIRNSPVPIGTVPIYQALEKVNGDATKLTWELFKDTLIEQAEQGVSYFTIHAGVRLAYIPWTATRMTGIVSRGGSIMAQWCLHHHQENFLYTHFEEICEIMKEYDVAFSLGDGLRPGSIADANDKAQFAELETLGELTKIAWKHDVQVMIEGPGHVPLHMVKANMDKQLEQCFEAPFYTLGPLTTDIAPGYDHITSAIGAANIGWYGTAMLCYVTPKEHLGLPNKEDVREGVITYKLAAHAADLAKGHPGAQNRDDAMSKARFEFRWYDQFNLALDPEKALEYHDETLPNEGAKVAHFCSMCGPKFCSMRISQDVRNFAKENGMETAEDIEKAMKEKAKEFQSQGNELYS, from the coding sequence ATGAGTAAACAAGAAAGAAAACCGAGTCAGGAAACGATTACTAGAAAACCTTTTCCGAATTCAAAGAAAATCTATGTAGCGGGAAAAATTCATAAAGATATCCGCGTGGGAATGAGGGAAATTGCACTTTCACCTACTATTGATAGAACCAGTAGAGAAGTCATTGAAGAAAATGCCCCAATTACAGTTTATGATACCTCAGGTCCTTATTCTGATTTGGAAATCGATATTGATGTAAGAAAAGGATTAGCTCCTTTAAGAAAAGATTGGATCCTAGATAGAGAAGATGTAGAACAGTTGGAGGATATTTCTTCTTTTTATGGAAGAAAACGTGCGGCAGATAGAAAATTGGATCATCTTAGATTTGAATACACCCATAAGCCACTTCGAGCTAAAAAAGGAGCCAATGTTTCTCAAATGCATTATGCAAAGCAAGGTATTATTACGCCAGAAATGGAATATGTAGCCATTCGTGAAAACCAAAGAATGGAAGAATACCAAGCTTTGAGAGAGCAACACCCTGGAGAGAACTTTGGAGCGAATACGCCTAAAGGTCCTATTACTCCTGAGTTTGTTAGAAAAGAAATAGCAGAAGGAAGAGCCATTATTCCATCAAACATTAATCATCCTGAAATGGAGCCGATGATTATAGGGAGAAATTTCTTAGTGAAAATAAATGCGAATATTGGGAATTCTGCAGTAACCTCTTCTATTGAAGAAGAAGTAGAAAAGGCAGTTTGGTCTTGTCGTTGGGGAGCCGATACCATTATGGATCTTTCGACAGGGAAAAATATCCACGAAACTAGAGAATGGATCATCCGAAATTCCCCAGTACCGATTGGAACAGTGCCAATTTACCAAGCTCTTGAAAAGGTAAATGGAGATGCTACCAAACTTACTTGGGAACTTTTTAAGGATACTTTAATTGAGCAAGCAGAACAAGGAGTTTCCTATTTTACCATTCATGCAGGAGTGCGTTTGGCATATATTCCTTGGACAGCCACCAGAATGACAGGAATTGTATCTAGAGGTGGATCGATTATGGCTCAATGGTGTTTACACCATCACCAAGAGAATTTCTTATATACGCATTTTGAAGAAATCTGCGAGATTATGAAAGAGTATGATGTAGCGTTTTCACTAGGAGATGGACTAAGACCTGGTTCGATTGCTGATGCCAATGACAAAGCTCAGTTTGCAGAATTAGAAACTCTTGGAGAACTCACTAAAATTGCATGGAAACATGATGTTCAAGTAATGATAGAAGGTCCTGGGCATGTACCATTACACATGGTTAAAGCGAATATGGATAAGCAATTAGAACAATGTTTTGAAGCTCCGTTTTACACTTTAGGACCACTTACTACAGATATTGCACCGGGTTATGATCATATTACTTCAGCCATAGGTGCGGCAAATATCGGATGGTATGGAACCGCAATGCTTTGTTATGTTACCCCAAAAGAACACCTTGGTTTGCCAAACAAAGAGGACGTTAGAGAGGGAGTAATTACCTATAAACTTGCCGCTCATGCTGCCGATTTGGCAAAAGGTCATCCTGGTGCACAAAATCGTGACGATGCTATGAGTAAAGCCCGTTTTGAATTCAGATGGTATGATCAATTTAATCTGGCATTAGATCCTGAAAAGGCATTAGAATATCACGACGAAACACTTCCAAACGAAGGGGCAAAAGTGGCACATTTCTGCTCAATGTGTGGGCCTAAATTCTGCTCGATGCGTATTTCTCAAGATGTAAGAAATTTCGCAAAAGAAAACGGAATGGAAACCGCTGAGGATATCGAAAAAGCGATGAAAGAAAAAGCTAAAGAGTTCCAAAGTCAAGGGAATGAGCTTTATAGTTAG
- the thiS gene encoding sulfur carrier protein ThiS: MKITINQEEKNIPDNTTITQLMELLEMQNKTGIAVAVGTKIVSQSQWSTFVIQENDIINIITASQGG, translated from the coding sequence ATGAAAATCACCATTAATCAAGAAGAAAAAAACATTCCCGATAATACCACCATTACGCAGTTAATGGAACTTTTGGAAATGCAAAACAAAACAGGAATTGCCGTGGCAGTGGGTACAAAAATCGTTTCTCAAAGCCAGTGGAGTACTTTTGTTATTCAAGAAAACGACATCATCAATATTATCACCGCCAGCCAAGGAGGTTAA